From the genome of Ornithobacterium rhinotracheale, one region includes:
- a CDS encoding DUF5458 family protein, whose product MAENKQSQIKEAQSVQREQVSIEKSLDQLARYGGFDLLETSIENVQNLNPDRKARRKIFLSEKNKAKERQTLKKTLELWADVISKSDTLTDMVAHCEDQRKAAEELLTKNLAHAVEVTRELEKNYRTVALFYKNTELDKVKNVTVINASLDQLKDLDNTRFINTIHAELTNSYDRLDLKDNYGLLVIPGYLGSNVVVEKWAKIAHENKVMLITDFEHLDEPDDVMEMFDQAYLTGGEIYRSNVLMTCNWLVGRGRYQEIGEEDDLYTPPSGALAGKIHKTLMSQVTAGKKFGGINEVDGVKFDLKKSEIANLENLGLIPMVNEYGKVMAFSGKTLFNGDNLGLQTYSVVRVFDYVTKVLMDFLNRRAFENFTAVTRKEIMSQIVRFLDGITGPGKLIENFEVRRFEQDAVQKDKIHLDIHMKPYFPAKNFLIKMDGQKGTDGNEWDTEYQQS is encoded by the coding sequence ATGGCAGAAAATAAACAATCACAAATAAAAGAAGCTCAATCGGTACAAAGAGAACAAGTTTCAATAGAGAAAAGCTTAGATCAATTAGCTAGATATGGAGGATTTGATTTATTAGAAACTTCTATAGAGAATGTTCAAAATCTTAATCCTGACAGAAAAGCCAGAAGAAAGATATTCTTGAGCGAAAAAAATAAAGCTAAGGAGCGTCAGACACTGAAAAAAACTTTGGAACTTTGGGCAGATGTAATTAGTAAAAGCGATACGCTTACAGATATGGTTGCTCATTGTGAAGATCAAAGAAAAGCAGCAGAAGAGTTACTAACAAAGAATTTGGCTCATGCAGTTGAAGTCACTAGAGAACTTGAGAAAAATTATAGAACTGTAGCTTTATTCTATAAAAATACGGAATTAGATAAGGTAAAAAATGTAACTGTAATCAACGCTTCCTTAGATCAACTCAAAGACTTAGATAATACGAGATTTATTAATACTATACACGCTGAATTGACCAATTCATACGATAGATTAGATTTAAAAGACAACTATGGACTTTTAGTAATTCCAGGTTATTTAGGTTCCAATGTGGTAGTTGAAAAATGGGCTAAAATAGCTCACGAAAATAAAGTTATGTTAATTACTGATTTTGAGCATTTGGACGAACCAGACGATGTTATGGAAATGTTTGATCAAGCGTATTTGACAGGTGGAGAAATCTATCGTTCTAATGTATTGATGACTTGTAACTGGCTTGTAGGAAGAGGTAGATATCAAGAGATCGGGGAAGAAGATGATTTATACACTCCGCCATCAGGAGCCTTGGCAGGTAAAATTCATAAGACATTGATGTCACAAGTTACAGCTGGTAAGAAATTCGGTGGGATTAACGAAGTAGATGGAGTAAAATTTGATTTGAAGAAAAGCGAAATTGCCAATTTGGAAAACTTAGGATTGATTCCTATGGTAAATGAATATGGAAAGGTGATGGCTTTTTCAGGCAAAACATTGTTCAATGGTGATAATTTAGGTCTTCAAACTTATTCCGTAGTTCGTGTTTTTGACTATGTAACAAAAGTTTTAATGGACTTTTTAAATAGAAGAGCTTTTGAAAACTTTACTGCTGTAACTAGAAAAGAAATAATGTCCCAAATTGTTCGTTTCTTAGATGGTATAACAGGGCCAGGTAAATTAATTGAAAACTTTGAAGTTAGAAGATTTGAACAAGACGCTGTTCAAAAAGATAAAATACACTTAGATATTCATATGAAGCCTTATTTCCCTGCGAAAAACTTTTTGATTAAAATGGATGGTCAAAAGGGTACGGATGGTAATGAATGGGATACAGAGTATCAGCAAAGTTAA
- a CDS encoding N-6 DNA methylase: protein MAFNKKLHLENNIKALQVAFELDLEKRLATNAEKEILKQYSGFGGLKFILNPANEEEDRRFWSKSDEPYFEATQKLYELIRVNASDFSDYKSMTNSLKSSVLTSFYTPPEVIQALSAVLNKHNFQYQQALDPSAGTGNFIEHFKSNQNVSVTAFEKDLLTGKVLKHLYPSAQIKIKGFENIEERQNSFFDIVSSNIPFGDISVFDLSFSRSKDLAKQQAAQNIHNYFFLKGMDTLKEGGLLAFITSQGVLDSPQNRPIREAIIRQAHLVSAIRLPNNLFTDYAGTEVGSDLIILQKDSQKQALSTEDLLFCDTIEHSEGYTTNALFENNPQRIIHTKSQLGTDLYGKPSRIYVHENGVSGIARDLEEKLNLDFGNYKQRMPLYLADSFSNQPTTILKKNEKSQINTISTSITPELSATKTKESIGANTKKTHSTPENNLSTARIENNVGIQLSLFDTLFEEPPTVPKPSKNIKRSSKKKQTTNTAYKAFPKDLFSFSYPSDNNSTKDTESVSITPISFEPTPFEGDILSHYREDALVIQNEQPGYLRNVSKDEGTATFVPLDVGVLQRKKAIDYMALRDSYFDLYNKEAKDRKPYPDERTKLNTLYNEFIRNYGALNSKNNIGLIQTDGAGNEIPYLERKVNGVYRKADIFEKPVSFSVTSVENVTPKEALIHSLNVYGKVNLPYMSRLSGESIDSMKNELKEYLYYNPIEMQYETGETWLAGNIVEKIEAVEKYLERLPEHQEAIAALEALKKVSPEPIAFEELDFNLGERWIPMEIYSHFASHLFDTEVQVSYSKTMDNFDVQCARKNSRIYDQYAIKSESRTYDGIALLKYALINTTPNITKKIQVNNKEVKVADMEAIQMANHKIDEIRSAFSNWLLEQSPAFKERLADKYNRMFNCFVRPNYDGSHQDFPGLDRKGLGIEDLYRSQKDAIWMIKLNGGAICDHEVGAGKTLIMCCAAQEMKRLGLAHKPMIIGLKANVHEIAETYRKAYPFAKILYPGKDDFKPDKRLRIFGDIKNNDWDCVILTHDQFKMIPQSYEIQKEILQQELDDVEENLWALKQQGEEISRGMLKGIIKRKENLEVKLKALEHDINNRTDDIVDFQMMGIDHLLVDESHKFKNLMFNTRHDRVAGLGNMQGSQKAMNLLFAIRTIQKRSGKDLGATFLSGTTISNSLTELYLLFKYLRPKALEKQGITCFDAWAAIYARKTTDYEFSVANNIVQKERFRYFIKVPELAQFYSEITDYRTAKDIGIDRPEKNEILYNIPPTPEQEVFIEKLMKFAQNGDASLLGREPLSQREEKAKMLIATDYARKMSLDMRLVDSKYDDHPDNKASHCAKKIYEYYEKYKAQKGTQFVFSDLGTYKPNEWNPYSEIKRKLVEDYGIPPQEIRFIQEAKNDKLRKKLIADTNEGKIRVLFGSTDMLGTGVNAQKRAVAVHHLDTPWRPSDLQQRDGRAIRKGNEVAKYFADNKVDVIIYAVEKSLDSYKFNLLFNKQLFIDQLKSNKLGKRTIDEGSMDEQSGMNFSEYVAILSGNTDLLDKAKVEKKITALESERQAFLRNKSSSRFKLETLVENKEAAENRLMRLKTDWDNFNARAKKLPNGDFVNALQLDGISQGASLEQLGEKLNTYAKKARTGGDYEEIGSLYGFQILVKTEITQKEGLDIRQNRFFIKGEGSIRYTHNNGKMAQDPKLAAMSFIKALEKIPNLINDNEKELKKITEDLPILQQVVNSKWSKEKELSELKNELASIERKIHLSIGENTDKSLDESQEAPKIKDETVQPPKKEITPLGRKFKM, encoded by the coding sequence ATGGCGTTCAATAAGAAGCTGCACTTAGAGAATAATATTAAAGCATTGCAAGTCGCTTTTGAGTTAGACCTCGAAAAGCGACTTGCTACTAATGCTGAAAAAGAAATCCTAAAACAATACTCAGGTTTTGGAGGGTTAAAATTTATCCTAAATCCTGCCAATGAGGAAGAAGACCGTCGTTTTTGGTCAAAGTCCGATGAGCCTTATTTTGAAGCCACTCAAAAGTTGTATGAGCTTATTCGTGTCAATGCTTCTGATTTTTCAGATTACAAAAGTATGACCAATAGTCTTAAAAGTTCGGTACTCACTTCATTTTATACCCCGCCAGAAGTTATCCAAGCTCTATCAGCGGTACTTAATAAACACAACTTTCAATACCAACAAGCATTAGACCCTTCCGCAGGAACAGGTAATTTTATTGAACATTTTAAATCAAATCAAAATGTATCTGTAACGGCTTTTGAAAAAGACTTATTAACAGGAAAAGTACTCAAACATTTATACCCTTCCGCCCAAATAAAAATTAAGGGATTTGAAAATATTGAGGAACGACAAAATAGTTTCTTTGATATAGTAAGCAGTAATATACCCTTTGGGGATATTTCTGTATTTGATTTGTCTTTTTCAAGAAGTAAAGACTTGGCGAAACAACAGGCGGCACAAAATATTCATAATTACTTTTTTTTAAAGGGAATGGACACTTTAAAGGAAGGTGGCTTATTGGCTTTTATTACTTCACAAGGCGTATTGGATAGTCCCCAAAACCGTCCTATCCGAGAGGCTATAATACGCCAAGCTCATTTAGTTTCAGCTATCCGATTGCCCAATAATTTATTTACGGATTACGCGGGAACTGAAGTGGGGAGTGATTTGATTATCCTACAAAAAGACTCACAGAAACAAGCACTTTCTACCGAGGATTTACTTTTTTGTGATACGATAGAACATTCCGAAGGTTATACCACTAATGCCCTGTTTGAAAACAATCCTCAACGGATTATTCATACAAAATCACAATTGGGTACAGACTTATATGGAAAACCCTCAAGAATTTATGTACACGAAAATGGTGTATCTGGAATAGCCCGTGACCTCGAAGAGAAATTAAACCTTGATTTTGGTAATTATAAACAACGAATGCCTTTATATCTTGCGGATTCTTTTTCAAATCAACCAACTACAATACTCAAAAAAAACGAAAAATCCCAAATTAATACCATTTCAACTTCTATAACGCCTGAACTATCAGCAACAAAAACAAAAGAGTCTATTGGTGCAAATACGAAAAAAACACATTCCACTCCCGAAAATAATCTTTCAACCGCCAGAATCGAAAATAATGTTGGGATACAATTAAGCCTATTTGATACACTTTTTGAAGAGCCTCCAACAGTACCTAAACCTTCAAAAAATATCAAGCGTTCTAGTAAGAAAAAGCAAACAACAAATACCGCATATAAGGCTTTTCCAAAGGATCTTTTCTCTTTTTCATACCCCAGTGATAACAACTCAACCAAGGATACAGAAAGTGTATCTATAACTCCTATTAGTTTTGAACCTACACCATTTGAAGGGGATATTTTAAGTCATTATAGAGAAGATGCTTTAGTAATTCAAAATGAACAACCAGGGTATTTAAGAAATGTAAGTAAAGACGAGGGAACCGCCACTTTTGTCCCATTAGATGTAGGGGTTCTGCAGCGAAAAAAAGCCATAGATTATATGGCTCTTCGAGATAGTTATTTTGATTTATACAACAAAGAAGCCAAGGATAGAAAGCCCTATCCAGACGAAAGAACAAAACTCAACACTTTGTACAATGAATTTATAAGAAATTATGGCGCTTTGAATAGTAAAAATAACATAGGATTGATCCAAACAGATGGTGCTGGCAACGAAATCCCTTATTTAGAGCGAAAAGTCAATGGAGTTTACCGCAAAGCTGATATTTTTGAAAAACCAGTGAGCTTTTCTGTAACCTCAGTAGAAAATGTTACACCAAAAGAAGCCCTAATACACTCGTTGAATGTATATGGTAAGGTAAATTTGCCCTATATGAGTAGACTTTCTGGAGAGAGTATAGATAGTATGAAAAATGAATTAAAGGAATATCTATACTACAATCCCATAGAAATGCAGTACGAAACAGGAGAAACTTGGCTCGCTGGAAATATTGTAGAAAAAATAGAGGCTGTCGAAAAATATTTGGAAAGACTTCCTGAGCATCAAGAGGCGATAGCGGCTCTAGAAGCCCTAAAAAAGGTAAGCCCTGAACCCATTGCGTTTGAAGAGTTGGATTTCAACCTAGGAGAACGGTGGATTCCTATGGAAATCTACAGTCATTTCGCCTCTCATTTATTTGATACAGAGGTACAAGTGTCTTATTCCAAAACAATGGATAATTTCGATGTTCAGTGTGCTAGAAAAAACAGCCGTATCTACGACCAATATGCTATAAAATCTGAAAGTAGAACTTATGATGGGATTGCATTACTCAAATATGCCCTCATCAATACTACGCCTAATATTACTAAAAAGATACAAGTTAATAATAAAGAAGTTAAAGTGGCGGATATGGAGGCTATTCAAATGGCTAATCATAAAATTGATGAAATTCGTTCCGCTTTTTCTAATTGGTTATTGGAACAAAGTCCCGCTTTTAAAGAACGCTTAGCAGATAAATACAACCGTATGTTCAATTGTTTTGTTCGCCCCAATTATGATGGTTCGCATCAAGATTTCCCTGGTTTAGACCGTAAAGGTTTAGGCATTGAGGATTTATATAGGAGTCAAAAAGATGCTATTTGGATGATTAAACTCAATGGTGGGGCTATTTGTGACCATGAAGTGGGCGCGGGAAAAACCTTGATTATGTGTTGTGCTGCACAAGAAATGAAACGCTTGGGATTGGCTCACAAACCCATGATTATCGGATTAAAAGCCAATGTTCACGAAATTGCCGAAACCTATAGAAAAGCCTATCCTTTTGCTAAAATATTATACCCAGGAAAGGATGACTTCAAACCCGATAAGCGTTTGCGTATTTTTGGTGATATTAAAAATAATGATTGGGATTGTGTGATTTTAACGCATGACCAATTTAAAATGATACCTCAATCTTACGAAATACAAAAAGAAATTCTTCAGCAAGAATTAGACGATGTGGAAGAAAATCTATGGGCTTTGAAACAACAAGGAGAAGAAATTTCTAGAGGAATGCTCAAAGGCATTATCAAAAGAAAGGAAAATCTAGAGGTTAAGCTGAAAGCTTTAGAACATGATATTAATAATCGAACTGATGACATTGTCGATTTTCAAATGATGGGAATTGATCATTTGTTGGTTGATGAGAGCCATAAGTTTAAAAACCTGATGTTCAATACACGACATGATCGCGTAGCAGGGCTTGGAAATATGCAAGGTAGCCAAAAGGCGATGAATTTATTGTTTGCCATTCGCACCATTCAAAAAAGGTCTGGTAAGGATTTAGGGGCTACTTTTCTCTCGGGTACTACCATCTCTAACTCCTTAACGGAACTTTATTTACTATTCAAATACCTACGTCCCAAAGCACTAGAGAAACAAGGTATTACTTGTTTTGATGCTTGGGCAGCTATCTATGCTCGTAAAACTACTGATTACGAATTTTCAGTGGCGAATAATATTGTACAAAAAGAACGCTTCCGCTATTTTATCAAAGTTCCAGAATTAGCACAATTTTATTCGGAAATCACAGACTATCGAACCGCCAAGGATATCGGTATCGATCGTCCTGAAAAAAATGAGATTTTATACAATATTCCACCTACCCCCGAGCAAGAAGTTTTTATTGAAAAATTAATGAAATTTGCTCAAAATGGAGATGCTTCATTACTAGGAAGAGAACCCCTGTCTCAACGAGAGGAAAAAGCTAAAATGCTAATTGCAACAGATTATGCACGAAAGATGTCATTAGACATGCGATTGGTTGATAGTAAATATGATGACCACCCTGATAATAAAGCCTCTCATTGTGCTAAGAAAATCTATGAATATTACGAAAAATACAAGGCTCAAAAGGGGACGCAGTTTGTGTTTTCAGATTTAGGAACTTACAAACCTAATGAATGGAATCCTTACTCTGAAATTAAACGAAAATTGGTAGAAGATTACGGCATTCCGCCACAAGAGATTCGTTTTATCCAAGAAGCCAAAAACGATAAATTACGAAAAAAGCTCATTGCAGATACCAATGAGGGGAAAATCCGAGTGCTATTTGGTTCTACCGATATGCTCGGTACAGGTGTCAATGCTCAAAAAAGAGCCGTAGCTGTTCATCATCTGGATACGCCCTGGAGACCTAGTGATTTACAACAACGAGATGGTAGAGCCATACGAAAAGGGAATGAAGTGGCTAAATATTTTGCGGATAACAAAGTGGATGTAATCATCTATGCTGTGGAAAAATCTCTGGATTCTTATAAATTCAATCTACTTTTCAATAAACAACTCTTTATCGACCAACTTAAATCCAATAAACTAGGGAAACGAACCATTGATGAAGGGAGTATGGACGAACAGTCTGGAATGAATTTCTCAGAATATGTAGCAATTCTTTCTGGAAATACCGATTTATTGGATAAAGCTAAAGTGGAAAAGAAAATAACCGCTTTGGAGAGTGAACGACAAGCTTTTCTACGAAATAAATCTTCTTCTCGATTTAAGTTGGAAACATTAGTAGAAAATAAAGAAGCTGCAGAGAATAGGTTGATGAGATTAAAAACAGATTGGGATAATTTCAATGCAAGAGCCAAGAAACTGCCCAATGGAGATTTTGTTAATGCTTTGCAATTAGATGGAATATCACAAGGAGCAAGTTTGGAACAATTAGGCGAGAAATTAAATACCTATGCTAAAAAAGCACGAACAGGCGGAGATTATGAGGAAATTGGAAGTTTATACGGCTTTCAAATTCTTGTTAAAACAGAAATTACCCAGAAAGAAGGTTTGGACATTCGTCAAAACCGCTTCTTTATAAAAGGAGAAGGAAGCATCCGCTATACCCATAACAATGGAAAAATGGCTCAAGATCCCAAATTGGCCGCAATGAGCTTTATTAAGGCTTTGGAAAAGATTCCAAACCTTATTAATGATAATGAAAAAGAGCTTAAAAAAATTACTGAAGACTTACCAATACTTCAACAAGTGGTAAATAGTAAATGGAGTAAAGAAAAGGAACTCTCGGAGCTTAAAAATGAACTGGCCTCTATTGAACGGAAAATTCATTTGTCGATAGGTGAAAATACTGACAAATCATTAGATGAAAGCCAAGAAGCACCAAAAATTAAAGACGAAACCGTTCAACCTCCGAAAAAGGAGATAACACCACTTGGTAGAAAGTTTAAGATGTAA